In one Haloplanus salinus genomic region, the following are encoded:
- a CDS encoding acetate--CoA ligase family protein, translating to MNTRELDPLFDPSSLAIVGASPDSWYSSRITEHLTDYGYDGDLYLVNPNRETAWDRRCYDAMSELPETVDLAVVVVPREHVVDVVREAGEVGVPAALVITTGFSEADERGAELEAELEATAAEYAISVAGPNCIGIANAQAGTVLTGLCSREPEPGHIGLASQSGALSFATFFENAADEDTHFSHIVSTGNEVDQSLADYVEYMAADPDVEVICTYIEGVTEPRRFIEVARETVATGTPVLAVKVGSSDVAQAAAESHTGSLTGNDEAWDAAFGQAGIERVPDVPDLTSRARAHAAFDPPDSNRVCVASTSGGLATLLADLAEERGLDLPRLAGGTEEALLEMDDLLTFGELHNPVDIRAQGAAVLPAVAEELFTDEAFDAYVFGIGLSAVDADADAIADHLLDVTEMTDDPVIFLWTGRREPADLDDPQPYERVRAEYPLFYEPSKAIDALASLVRFDEARDRLVGRPPFELDGRTPSDLPRDATLTWSRATSLLDDYGIDLPRTRSATSSEEAARYASRIGTPVVMKVDSPDIAHRNEVGAVRVGVESSAEAQRAYEDIVANVFEYDDEATIEGVLVQEMIEGGVEALVGASQDPNLGPVVTVGSGGTQVEALQDTTHLVAPFGKGDAYGALNRTDLPARFEHEFGHDASLDSLANLITKVGNLVARRREVAELDLNPVMVRPERSVCVDAFVGTD from the coding sequence ATGAATACACGAGAACTCGATCCGTTGTTCGATCCGTCGTCGCTGGCCATCGTCGGCGCCAGTCCGGACTCGTGGTACTCGTCGCGGATCACGGAGCACCTCACCGACTACGGCTACGACGGTGATCTCTATCTGGTCAATCCGAACCGCGAGACGGCGTGGGACCGGCGGTGTTACGACGCGATGTCCGAGCTACCCGAGACGGTCGACCTCGCCGTCGTGGTCGTGCCCCGCGAACACGTCGTCGACGTAGTACGTGAGGCGGGTGAGGTGGGCGTCCCCGCGGCGCTCGTCATCACGACCGGGTTCAGCGAGGCCGACGAGCGGGGCGCGGAGCTGGAGGCCGAACTCGAAGCCACCGCCGCGGAGTACGCGATCAGCGTCGCGGGGCCGAACTGCATCGGTATCGCGAACGCGCAGGCGGGGACGGTGTTGACCGGCCTCTGTTCCCGCGAGCCCGAACCGGGCCACATCGGCCTCGCCAGTCAGTCCGGCGCCCTCTCCTTTGCGACCTTCTTCGAGAACGCGGCGGACGAGGACACGCATTTCTCGCACATCGTCTCGACGGGCAACGAGGTGGACCAGAGTCTCGCGGACTACGTGGAGTACATGGCCGCCGACCCCGACGTCGAGGTGATCTGTACGTACATCGAGGGCGTGACCGAGCCGCGACGGTTCATCGAGGTGGCGCGGGAGACGGTGGCGACGGGGACGCCGGTGCTCGCGGTGAAGGTCGGTAGCTCCGACGTGGCCCAGGCGGCCGCCGAGTCGCACACGGGGTCGCTCACCGGCAACGACGAGGCGTGGGACGCCGCCTTCGGCCAGGCGGGGATCGAACGCGTCCCAGACGTGCCGGATCTGACGAGTCGGGCACGGGCGCACGCGGCCTTCGATCCGCCGGACTCGAACCGCGTCTGCGTCGCCTCGACCAGCGGCGGCCTCGCGACCCTCCTCGCCGACCTCGCGGAGGAGCGCGGCCTCGACCTGCCACGACTGGCCGGCGGGACCGAAGAGGCGCTACTGGAGATGGACGACCTGCTCACCTTCGGCGAACTCCACAACCCCGTCGACATCCGCGCCCAGGGGGCGGCGGTGCTCCCCGCCGTCGCCGAGGAACTGTTCACCGACGAGGCGTTCGACGCCTACGTCTTCGGCATCGGTCTCTCGGCGGTCGACGCGGACGCCGACGCCATCGCCGACCACCTCCTCGACGTCACCGAGATGACCGACGACCCCGTGATCTTCCTGTGGACCGGCCGCCGGGAGCCGGCCGACCTCGACGACCCACAGCCGTACGAGCGCGTGCGCGCCGAGTACCCGCTCTTCTACGAACCCTCGAAGGCCATCGACGCCCTGGCGTCGCTGGTTCGGTTCGACGAAGCGCGGGACCGACTCGTGGGGCGGCCGCCGTTCGAACTCGACGGCCGGACGCCCTCGGATCTGCCGCGCGACGCCACGCTCACCTGGTCGCGGGCGACGAGCCTCCTCGACGACTACGGGATCGATCTGCCGCGGACCCGCTCTGCCACGTCGAGCGAGGAGGCGGCCCGCTACGCCAGTCGGATCGGGACGCCGGTCGTAATGAAGGTGGATTCGCCCGACATCGCCCACCGCAACGAGGTCGGCGCGGTACGGGTCGGCGTCGAGTCGTCCGCCGAGGCCCAGCGGGCCTACGAGGACATCGTCGCCAACGTCTTCGAGTACGACGACGAGGCGACCATCGAGGGCGTCCTCGTTCAGGAGATGATCGAGGGCGGCGTGGAGGCGCTGGTCGGCGCGTCCCAGGACCCCAACCTCGGTCCGGTCGTCACCGTCGGCTCCGGCGGGACGCAGGTGGAGGCGCTCCAGGACACCACCCACCTCGTCGCGCCGTTCGGCAAGGGCGACGCCTACGGGGCGCTCAATCGGACGGACCTCCCGGCGCGATTCGAACACGAGTTCGGTCACGACGCGTCGCTGGACAGCCTGGCGAATCTCATCACCAAGGTCGGGAACCTCGTCGCCAGGCGGCGGGAGGTGGCCGAACTCGACCTCAACCCGGTGATGGTGCGCCCGGAGCGGAGCGTCTGTGTCGACGCGTTCGTCGGGACCGACTGA
- a CDS encoding EMC6-like membrane protein, with product MATETEAGAGLTGHVRGVTVTTLACLGGVVAAVAAGAVVGTGTEAASDVRALAFLVAAVAGQYPVLKGIGVDIDDFGAKDHLYVGFMTFTLWFITFAIILTTGASL from the coding sequence ATGGCTACTGAAACGGAAGCGGGAGCCGGCCTCACGGGGCACGTCCGCGGGGTGACGGTCACCACGCTGGCCTGCCTCGGCGGCGTCGTGGCCGCCGTCGCCGCGGGCGCCGTCGTCGGCACCGGGACGGAGGCGGCGTCCGACGTGCGGGCGCTCGCGTTCCTGGTCGCCGCCGTCGCCGGCCAGTACCCCGTACTCAAGGGAATCGGAGTCGACATCGACGACTTCGGCGCGAAGGACCACCTGTACGTCGGGTTCATGACCTTCACGCTCTGGTTCATCACCTTCGCCATCATCCTCACCACCGGCGCCTCCCTGTAA
- a CDS encoding ribosome biogenesis/translation initiation ATPase RLI: protein MADDSIAVVDLDRCQPDRCNYECANFCPPNRTGEECIVTLEERHDDPDLYDGGPNQISISEELCLGETCGICVEKCPFDAIEIINLPSELTEDPVHRYGENAFSLYGLPVPESGTVTGLLGPNGIGKSTAVHALAGELIPNLGRYDDDPDWETVLDRYRGTALQNYLERLMNDTVTVARKPQYVDRIPDQFGGRTRDLLESVDERGAVDDLIDRLSIRPVIDQPIDTLSGGELQRVALAATLARDADFYFLDEITPYLDIGQRVAAARLVRELADEEDRSMLVVEHDLAVLDLLADRLHVAYGEPGAYGVVTDPKSVRNGINEYLQGYLDNENMRIRPNEITFEQHAPRESVTGTPLVEYPNLRKSYGEGEFSLDVEGGTIYKSEVLGVVGPNGIGKSTLAKLFAGSLEPDAGDPDFRLDIAYKPQYIEVDQPMRVDTFLSSITDDFGTSFWNTEVAKPLQLERIMEQQLTDLSGGERQRVAIAACLSKDADLYLLDEPSAHLDVEQRVQATSAIRRYAENHDATAMVIDHDIYMIDLLADRLLVFDGEPAEHGHASTPQDMRSGMNDFLADLDITFRRDERTGRPRINKPESQLDREQKRAGEYYYAP from the coding sequence ATGGCCGACGACAGCATCGCGGTCGTCGACCTCGATCGGTGTCAACCCGACCGCTGCAACTACGAGTGTGCGAACTTCTGTCCGCCCAACCGCACCGGTGAGGAGTGCATCGTCACGCTGGAGGAGCGCCACGACGACCCCGACCTCTACGACGGCGGCCCGAACCAGATCAGCATCTCCGAGGAACTCTGCCTGGGAGAGACCTGCGGTATCTGCGTCGAGAAGTGTCCCTTCGACGCCATCGAGATCATCAACCTTCCCTCGGAACTGACCGAGGATCCGGTGCATCGCTACGGCGAGAACGCCTTCTCGCTGTACGGGCTCCCCGTGCCCGAGTCGGGAACGGTGACGGGCCTGCTCGGTCCGAACGGCATCGGCAAGTCCACCGCGGTGCACGCCCTCGCCGGTGAACTGATCCCCAACCTCGGACGGTACGACGACGACCCCGACTGGGAGACGGTGCTCGACCGCTACCGGGGAACGGCGCTCCAGAACTACCTCGAACGCCTCATGAACGACACGGTGACGGTCGCACGCAAACCGCAGTACGTCGACCGCATCCCGGATCAGTTCGGGGGGAGGACTCGCGACCTGCTGGAGAGCGTCGACGAGCGTGGCGCGGTCGACGACCTGATCGACCGGCTTTCGATCCGGCCGGTGATCGACCAGCCCATCGACACGCTGTCCGGCGGCGAACTCCAGCGGGTCGCGCTCGCGGCGACGCTCGCCCGCGACGCCGATTTCTACTTCCTCGACGAGATCACGCCCTACCTCGACATCGGCCAACGCGTCGCCGCGGCCCGCCTCGTCCGCGAACTCGCCGACGAGGAGGACCGCTCGATGCTCGTCGTGGAACACGACCTGGCCGTCCTCGACTTGCTCGCGGACCGCCTCCACGTCGCCTACGGCGAGCCCGGGGCGTACGGCGTCGTCACCGACCCCAAGTCCGTCCGCAACGGCATCAACGAGTACCTACAGGGGTATCTCGACAACGAGAACATGCGCATCCGCCCGAACGAGATCACGTTCGAGCAGCACGCCCCCCGCGAATCCGTGACGGGGACGCCGCTGGTCGAGTATCCGAATCTGCGAAAATCCTACGGCGAGGGCGAGTTCTCCCTCGACGTCGAGGGCGGCACCATCTACAAGAGCGAGGTGTTGGGCGTGGTCGGGCCGAACGGCATCGGCAAGTCCACCCTCGCGAAGCTGTTCGCGGGGTCGCTCGAACCGGACGCGGGCGACCCGGATTTCCGTCTCGATATCGCCTACAAACCGCAGTACATCGAGGTGGACCAGCCGATGCGCGTCGATACCTTCCTCTCCTCGATCACCGACGACTTCGGCACCTCCTTCTGGAACACGGAAGTCGCCAAGCCGCTCCAGCTAGAGCGGATCATGGAACAGCAGTTGACGGACCTCTCGGGCGGGGAACGCCAGCGGGTCGCCATCGCGGCCTGCCTGTCGAAAGACGCCGACCTCTACCTGCTGGACGAGCCGTCGGCGCATCTGGACGTCGAACAGCGCGTCCAGGCCACCTCCGCCATCCGGCGCTACGCCGAGAACCACGACGCCACGGCGATGGTCATCGACCACGACATCTACATGATCGACTTGCTGGCCGATCGGCTGCTGGTGTTCGACGGCGAACCCGCCGAGCACGGACACGCCTCGACCCCACAGGACATGCGCTCGGGCATGAACGACTTCCTCGCGGACCTCGACATCACGTTCCGGCGCGACGAGCGGACGGGGCGACCGCGGATCAACAAGCCCGAGAGCCAGCTCGACCGCGAACAGAAGCGGGCGGGCGAGTACTACTACGCACCCTGA
- a CDS encoding amidohydrolase: MTTAADLLLTNAEVHTLARPDETHGAVAVRDGRIVRVGDAYDLELLAGVDTRVVDCDGHVVLPGFIDAHTHFELLGRRLVHADLSGAESRAAALDRLRDRADAVDAGAPVVGYGYDESEWGETDYLTRADLDGVDAAGPVVAVREDLHVASLDSTALERWDDALPDAGVRREGGEPTGVVVETAAGVVLDALAPDADGMAELLRAAQAHANERGVTGIHDMVRRSPAPRVYRDLASDGDLTLRVRLNYWADHLDALVETGLRTNHGDGRVRVGAIKTFTDGSLGGRTARLSEPYADAPDERGEWAVSPAEFRDLFDSAAGAGFQVAAHAIGDEAVGEVVDAFASRAESPDARHRIEHAELASDAAIDRMAAMGVVASVQPNFHRWAGEEGLYAARLGDRRPETNRLRRLHEADVPLAFGSDGMPLDPLFGVHHAVNAPTAAQRLGVTEALRAYTLGSAYAGFDEDRLGTVEPGKRADLVVLDGSPWERPESIREVEVTLTVVGGDVVYDGSDP, translated from the coding sequence ATGACCACCGCCGCCGACCTCCTGTTGACGAACGCGGAGGTCCACACGCTCGCCCGGCCGGACGAGACCCACGGCGCGGTCGCCGTCCGAGACGGTCGGATCGTCCGCGTCGGCGACGCCTACGACCTCGAGCTTCTGGCCGGCGTCGACACGCGGGTCGTCGACTGTGACGGACACGTCGTCCTGCCGGGTTTTATCGACGCCCACACTCACTTCGAACTCCTCGGGCGGAGGCTCGTCCACGCGGACCTCTCGGGGGCCGAGAGCCGGGCGGCGGCGCTCGACCGCCTGCGCGACCGGGCCGACGCCGTCGACGCCGGCGCTCCGGTCGTCGGCTACGGCTACGACGAGAGCGAGTGGGGGGAGACCGACTACCTCACCCGCGCGGACCTAGACGGCGTCGACGCCGCGGGACCGGTGGTGGCCGTCCGCGAGGACCTCCACGTCGCGTCGCTGGACTCGACGGCGCTGGAGCGGTGGGACGACGCCCTCCCCGACGCGGGCGTTCGCCGCGAGGGTGGGGAGCCGACGGGCGTCGTCGTCGAGACGGCGGCCGGCGTCGTCCTCGACGCCCTCGCCCCCGACGCCGATGGGATGGCCGAACTCCTCCGGGCGGCCCAGGCGCACGCCAACGAACGCGGCGTCACCGGCATCCACGACATGGTCCGGCGCTCGCCCGCACCGCGGGTGTACCGCGACCTGGCGAGCGACGGCGACCTGACGCTCCGGGTACGGCTCAACTACTGGGCGGACCACCTCGACGCCCTCGTCGAGACGGGGCTACGGACGAACCACGGCGACGGCCGCGTCCGCGTCGGGGCGATCAAGACGTTCACCGACGGGAGCCTCGGCGGGCGGACGGCGAGGCTCTCCGAACCGTACGCCGACGCGCCCGACGAGCGCGGCGAGTGGGCCGTCTCCCCCGCCGAGTTCCGTGACCTGTTCGACAGCGCCGCGGGCGCGGGGTTTCAGGTAGCCGCTCACGCCATCGGCGACGAGGCGGTCGGGGAAGTCGTCGACGCGTTCGCGTCGCGGGCGGAGTCGCCGGACGCCCGCCACCGGATCGAACACGCCGAACTGGCGAGCGACGCGGCCATCGACCGGATGGCCGCGATGGGCGTCGTCGCCTCCGTCCAGCCGAACTTCCACCGGTGGGCCGGCGAGGAGGGTCTGTACGCCGCCCGCCTCGGCGACCGTCGGCCAGAGACGAACCGGCTGCGCCGACTCCACGAGGCCGACGTTCCGCTCGCGTTCGGGAGCGACGGTATGCCGCTGGACCCGCTTTTCGGCGTCCACCACGCGGTCAACGCCCCGACCGCCGCACAGCGACTCGGCGTGACCGAGGCGCTCCGGGCGTACACGCTGGGCAGCGCCTACGCGGGCTTCGACGAGGATCGGCTGGGGACGGTAGAACCGGGGAAGCGTGCCGACCTGGTCGTCCTCGACGGCTCGCCGTGGGAGCGCCCGGAGTCGATCCGCGAGGTCGAGGTGACGCTCACCGTCGTCGGCGGCGACGTGGTGTACGACGGGTCGGACCCTTGA
- the pyrF gene encoding orotidine-5'-phosphate decarboxylase gives MTAFFDRLRQRIDRVDSVVSVGLDADPDRIPDFLADRDLPRWAFNRRLIDATHEHAACYKPNAAFYEDADGWRALRETVAYAHGKDVPVLLDAKRADIGNTSRRYAALLDTADAVTVTPYMGRDSLDPFLSREEAGVFVLCRTSNPGGADLQDLELASGEPLYRRVAALADLWNEHGNVGLVVGATAPEELETLRAEVPDIPFLVPGVGAQGGDVEAAVEYGLADGVGLVNSSRGIIFSGEDAPGDDESAYFGAAGEAAKRLKKRLNRFR, from the coding sequence ATGACCGCGTTCTTCGACCGCCTACGCCAGCGCATCGACCGCGTCGACAGCGTCGTCTCCGTCGGGTTGGACGCCGACCCCGACCGCATCCCCGACTTCCTCGCCGACCGCGACCTGCCGCGGTGGGCGTTCAACCGCCGACTCATCGACGCCACCCACGAACACGCCGCCTGCTACAAGCCGAACGCGGCCTTCTACGAGGACGCCGACGGTTGGCGGGCGCTCCGCGAGACGGTCGCCTACGCCCACGGAAAGGACGTCCCCGTCCTGCTGGACGCCAAACGAGCCGACATCGGCAACACCTCGCGCCGTTACGCGGCGCTACTCGACACCGCCGACGCCGTCACCGTCACCCCATATATGGGCCGGGACTCGCTCGATCCGTTTCTCTCCCGCGAGGAGGCCGGCGTGTTCGTCCTCTGTCGCACCTCGAACCCCGGCGGCGCGGACCTGCAGGACCTCGAACTCGCCTCGGGCGAACCGCTCTACCGGCGGGTGGCGGCGCTCGCGGATCTGTGGAACGAACACGGCAACGTCGGCCTCGTCGTCGGCGCGACGGCGCCCGAGGAGTTGGAGACACTGCGGGCCGAGGTGCCCGACATCCCCTTCCTCGTGCCCGGCGTGGGGGCCCAGGGTGGCGACGTCGAGGCGGCCGTCGAGTACGGCCTCGCCGACGGCGTCGGCCTCGTCAACTCCTCGCGGGGGATTATCTTTTCGGGCGAGGACGCCCCCGGTGACGACGAGTCCGCGTACTTCGGCGCGGCGGGCGAAGCGGCCAAACGCCTGAAGAAGCGACTCAACCGGTTCCGCTAA
- a CDS encoding Hsp20/alpha crystallin family protein, with protein sequence MTTRSNPFQELERLFERMSRQFDDATPAWDAEGPFGGWRAGMESMSIDLAETDGEFVVTADLPGFDSDDVDIRVTDHTLQVEAEREEATKEHEAEYLRRERRHESVRRSIRLPDDVDRDAVTATMKHGVLTVTLPRLAAEDARSIDIE encoded by the coding sequence ATGACGACACGCAGTAACCCTTTCCAGGAACTGGAACGCCTGTTCGAGCGCATGAGTCGCCAGTTCGACGACGCGACCCCGGCGTGGGACGCCGAAGGCCCCTTCGGCGGATGGCGCGCGGGGATGGAATCGATGTCCATCGACCTCGCCGAAACCGACGGCGAGTTCGTCGTGACCGCGGATCTACCGGGGTTCGACAGTGACGACGTCGATATTCGGGTGACGGATCACACGCTCCAGGTCGAGGCCGAGCGGGAGGAGGCCACGAAGGAACACGAAGCGGAGTACCTGCGACGGGAACGTCGCCACGAGTCGGTGCGTCGCTCGATCCGACTCCCCGACGACGTCGACAGGGACGCCGTGACGGCCACGATGAAACACGGCGTCCTGACCGTCACGCTCCCACGGCTGGCGGCCGAGGACGCGCGCAGCATCGACATCGAGTGA
- a CDS encoding helix-turn-helix domain-containing protein, with amino-acid sequence MSVMAHISVPADEFKLARTLDDHDSLRIGVERVVPLGEGVVPYLWVTGLPADRARRKLRRDEDVERVAVIDHVENAVLVRVWWTNRRYAFLETLVAVEASCVDGVVRDGIWNLELRFPSRVSLSDFYQECLDHDVTLEVNGIHDSDGRDRSRISAALSDRQYETLRTAFEAGYFAIPREITLKELGDRLGVSDTAASQRIRRGLRRLLAEELSSSR; translated from the coding sequence ATGAGCGTGATGGCACACATCTCGGTGCCCGCCGACGAGTTCAAACTCGCACGAACGTTGGACGATCACGACTCGTTGCGGATCGGGGTCGAGCGCGTGGTCCCGCTCGGTGAGGGCGTCGTGCCGTACCTCTGGGTGACCGGGCTGCCGGCGGATCGGGCGCGACGCAAACTCCGCCGCGACGAGGATGTCGAGCGGGTGGCGGTGATCGATCACGTGGAGAACGCGGTGCTAGTGCGCGTGTGGTGGACGAATCGTCGGTACGCGTTTCTCGAGACGCTCGTGGCGGTGGAGGCGTCCTGTGTCGACGGCGTCGTCCGCGACGGGATCTGGAATCTCGAACTCCGCTTTCCGTCCCGTGTGTCGCTGTCCGACTTCTATCAGGAGTGTCTCGACCACGACGTGACACTCGAGGTAAACGGCATCCACGATTCCGACGGCCGTGACCGTAGCCGCATCTCGGCGGCGCTCTCGGACCGACAGTACGAGACGCTGCGAACCGCGTTCGAGGCCGGCTACTTCGCCATCCCACGCGAGATCACGCTGAAGGAGCTGGGCGACCGGCTGGGGGTCTCCGATACGGCGGCGTCACAGCGCATCCGCCGCGGGTTGCGGCGGCTTCTCGCCGAAGAGCTGTCATCGTCGAGGTGA
- a CDS encoding DUF7563 family protein — protein MPVCKNCECFVTPDFARVFGNNDGEVFRCADCTPFRELAMGASAVPSQ, from the coding sequence GTGCCAGTATGCAAGAACTGCGAGTGCTTCGTCACGCCGGATTTCGCTCGCGTCTTCGGGAACAACGACGGCGAAGTGTTTCGCTGCGCCGACTGTACGCCCTTCCGGGAACTCGCGATGGGGGCGAGTGCGGTCCCGAGCCAATGA
- a CDS encoding HTH domain-containing protein, with translation MNLNPTLDPEEYRMELFFRSLAPPATRAAQETITDRLKRLDDRGHIREYELTVWGSCIRLDTTPRTPTEEALRDKVDRFRRLEQRTEMSLAPSFGEREIDPLLDDAYTVFQTPVIALAVYADSNVWGVFPCEVDGDLVTVDACLDAFLRRESAVPARDATAGAVTTSSSSVADVKGGGDDEGRRTDEK, from the coding sequence ATGAATCTAAATCCAACACTCGATCCGGAGGAGTATCGTATGGAACTCTTTTTTCGGTCGCTGGCGCCGCCGGCGACCCGAGCGGCTCAGGAGACGATCACCGACCGGCTGAAACGGCTGGACGACCGGGGCCACATCCGGGAGTACGAACTTACGGTCTGGGGGAGCTGCATCCGTCTCGACACGACACCCCGGACGCCGACGGAGGAGGCGCTCCGCGACAAAGTCGACCGATTCCGTCGCTTGGAGCAACGAACCGAGATGTCGCTCGCGCCGAGTTTCGGCGAACGGGAGATCGACCCCCTCCTCGACGACGCCTACACAGTCTTCCAGACACCGGTGATCGCGCTGGCGGTGTACGCCGATTCGAACGTGTGGGGGGTCTTTCCGTGCGAAGTCGACGGGGACCTCGTGACCGTCGACGCGTGCCTCGACGCCTTCCTGCGACGCGAGTCGGCCGTCCCCGCCCGTGACGCGACGGCCGGGGCCGTTACCACTTCGTCGTCGAGCGTGGCGGACGTCAAGGGAGGCGGCGACGACGAAGGGCGACGCACGGACGAAAAGTAG
- a CDS encoding dienelactone hydrolase family protein: MADQRAVTVPVDDVRLDGELAVPDGASGLVVFAHGSGSSRLSPRNNFVAEVLRARGLGTLLFDLLTEAEDRRRETRFDIDLLTERLLGATAWLRDREGTTGMRLGYFGASTGAAAALCAAARRGDDIGAVVSRGGRVDLASERLPSVTAPTLFVVGGADTEVLELNREALAVLTCPNELAVIEGAGHLFEREGALEEVADLAAAWFATHLS; the protein is encoded by the coding sequence ATGGCCGATCAGCGCGCGGTGACCGTTCCGGTCGACGACGTCCGACTCGACGGCGAACTCGCCGTCCCCGACGGCGCGTCCGGGCTCGTCGTCTTCGCACACGGCAGCGGAAGCAGCCGGCTGAGCCCGCGTAACAACTTCGTCGCCGAGGTGCTCCGGGCACGCGGCCTGGGTACGCTCCTGTTCGACCTGCTCACCGAGGCGGAGGATCGGAGGCGCGAAACGCGGTTCGACATCGACCTCCTGACCGAGCGGTTGCTCGGGGCGACGGCGTGGCTGCGCGACCGGGAGGGGACGACGGGGATGCGTCTCGGCTACTTCGGGGCGAGCACCGGCGCCGCGGCCGCGTTGTGCGCGGCGGCGCGACGGGGCGACGACATCGGCGCCGTCGTCTCGCGGGGCGGCCGGGTCGACCTCGCCTCGGAACGGCTTCCGTCGGTCACGGCCCCGACCCTGTTCGTCGTCGGCGGCGCCGACACGGAGGTACTCGAACTCAACCGCGAGGCGCTGGCGGTACTCACCTGCCCCAACGAGTTGGCGGTGATCGAAGGCGCCGGCCACCTCTTCGAGCGGGAGGGAGCACTCGAAGAGGTGGCCGACCTCGCCGCGGCGTGGTTCGCGACGCATCTGTCCTGA
- the rtcA gene encoding RNA 3'-terminal phosphate cyclase has translation MLTVDGTEGGGQLLRTALSLAAITDTPFRIEDVRGSRPDPGLKPQHLAAVRVVADCCDATVEGAELGADVLTFRPGDERRTSLDADIGTAGSVTLLFDAVLPVAVTGDEPLQLTATGGTDVKWAPTMAYHRLVKLPLLADCGIEAAIDLQRTGFYPAGGGEATLRAAPSSLSPLDLDRRGDLERVEIYSKAAESLADGEVADRQAESAREELAAAGLPADVRRVAYVESDSPGSSLLLRGLYEEGLVGVDALGERGRPSEVVAGDAVREFRAVHATDAAVDPFMADQLLIVLALAGGRLRIPSLTDHVRTNLDLLARFGSDVEDERRADGTRIVEATALR, from the coding sequence ATGCTCACCGTCGACGGCACCGAAGGCGGCGGTCAACTACTCCGGACGGCGCTGAGCCTCGCGGCGATCACCGACACGCCGTTTCGAATCGAGGACGTCCGTGGTTCCCGCCCGGACCCCGGCCTCAAACCCCAGCATCTCGCCGCCGTTCGGGTCGTCGCGGACTGCTGTGACGCCACCGTCGAGGGCGCCGAACTCGGTGCCGACGTGCTGACCTTCCGCCCCGGGGACGAGCGTCGCACGTCGCTGGACGCCGATATCGGCACGGCCGGGAGCGTCACGCTCCTGTTCGACGCCGTCCTCCCGGTCGCGGTGACCGGCGACGAGCCGCTGCAACTCACTGCCACCGGCGGTACGGACGTGAAGTGGGCGCCGACGATGGCGTACCACCGGCTGGTGAAGCTCCCGTTGCTCGCGGACTGTGGGATCGAAGCCGCCATCGACCTGCAGCGGACGGGCTTTTACCCCGCCGGCGGCGGCGAGGCGACCCTGCGGGCGGCGCCGTCGTCGCTCTCGCCGCTGGACCTCGACCGGCGCGGCGACCTCGAACGGGTCGAAATTTACTCGAAAGCCGCCGAGTCGCTCGCCGACGGGGAGGTAGCGGACCGGCAGGCAGAGAGCGCCCGCGAGGAACTCGCGGCGGCGGGTCTCCCGGCCGACGTCAGGCGCGTCGCGTACGTCGAGTCGGACTCGCCGGGGTCGTCGCTCCTCCTCCGTGGCCTCTACGAGGAGGGTCTCGTCGGCGTCGATGCGCTCGGGGAGCGGGGACGGCCATCCGAGGTCGTCGCCGGGGACGCCGTCCGGGAGTTCAGGGCGGTCCACGCCACGGACGCGGCGGTCGACCCGTTCATGGCCGACCAGCTACTGATCGTCCTCGCGCTCGCCGGCGGCCGCCTCCGGATTCCGTCGCTCACCGACCACGTCCGGACGAACTTGGACCTCCTCGCCCGATTCGGGAGCGACGTCGAGGACGAGCGGCGAGCGGACGGAACGCGCATCGTGGAAGCGACGGCGCTGCGGTGA